A single genomic interval of Deltaproteobacteria bacterium harbors:
- a CDS encoding ATP-binding cassette domain-containing protein, whose amino-acid sequence MAADLLRVVDVALAYERHEGSFTAVDGVSLVVREGERFVLFGPSGCGKSTLLQAMAGFLRPSRGSIELDGKPVLAPGPDRVVVFQEFDQLLPWRTVLGNVAYPLRVARGMAAAQAKAEALRYVELVGLAGFAQAHPHQLSGGMKQRVAIARALALSPRILLMDEPFASLDAITRRKLQDDLLAVLRAARTTLLFVTHSGPRHGRQPCRRIAAHGLGRASAARRRRAARRMSPRARWTLAKVAVVAALLAIWELATRAFHVSPLLFPPASTVLRAFARSVENGQVPGYAAQSLQVLLAGMGIAAVLTLALTGVAVTTRTGSAVLETLTSMFNPLPAIALMPLSLLWFGLGTGSLIFVVVHSVLWPMSLNTYTGFVTVAPTLRKVGQNLGLRGWHFVAGILLPAAFPHILTGVKIGWAFSWRTVIAAEMVFGVAGSQGGLGWFIYQNRFEMNTELVFAGLVTVIVIGLLVENLLFRWLERATVVRWGMSAPQR is encoded by the coding sequence ATGGCCGCCGATCTGCTGCGGGTCGTCGACGTCGCCCTCGCCTACGAGAGGCACGAGGGTTCCTTCACCGCCGTGGACGGCGTCTCGCTGGTAGTGCGCGAAGGCGAACGCTTCGTCCTCTTTGGACCGTCCGGATGCGGGAAGTCCACCTTGCTGCAGGCGATGGCGGGATTCCTCCGGCCCTCGCGAGGCTCGATCGAGCTCGACGGGAAACCGGTGCTCGCCCCCGGACCCGACCGCGTCGTCGTGTTCCAGGAATTCGACCAATTGCTCCCCTGGCGCACGGTGCTCGGCAACGTCGCATATCCGCTGCGCGTCGCCCGCGGCATGGCCGCCGCGCAGGCCAAGGCGGAAGCGCTGCGTTACGTCGAGCTGGTCGGCCTCGCCGGGTTCGCGCAAGCTCACCCGCACCAGCTTTCCGGCGGGATGAAGCAGCGCGTGGCCATCGCCCGCGCGCTCGCGCTATCTCCACGCATCCTGCTCATGGACGAGCCGTTCGCGAGCCTGGATGCGATCACGCGCCGCAAGCTGCAGGACGATCTGCTCGCGGTGCTGCGCGCGGCGCGGACGACGCTGCTCTTCGTGACCCACTCAGGTCCGCGGCATGGTCGACAACCCTGCCGCCGGATCGCGGCACACGGCCTCGGCCGTGCAAGTGCAGCGCGCCGTCGACGAGCTGCTCGCCGGATGAGCCCGCGCGCGCGATGGACGCTCGCGAAGGTGGCGGTCGTCGCCGCCCTGCTCGCCATCTGGGAGCTGGCGACGCGCGCGTTCCACGTGAGTCCGTTGCTGTTCCCTCCCGCGTCCACCGTGCTGCGCGCGTTCGCGCGCTCGGTCGAGAACGGCCAGGTGCCGGGATATGCGGCGCAGTCGCTCCAGGTGCTGCTGGCCGGGATGGGCATCGCAGCCGTCCTCACGCTCGCGCTCACCGGCGTCGCCGTGACGACGCGGACCGGCTCTGCGGTCCTCGAGACGCTCACCTCGATGTTCAATCCCCTGCCGGCGATCGCCTTGATGCCGCTGTCGCTCCTCTGGTTCGGGCTCGGGACCGGTTCCTTGATTTTCGTGGTCGTGCACTCGGTGCTGTGGCCGATGTCGCTCAACACGTACACGGGATTCGTGACCGTGGCGCCCACACTGCGCAAGGTGGGGCAGAACCTCGGACTTCGCGGATGGCACTTCGTCGCCGGCATCCTGCTTCCCGCAGCCTTCCCGCACATCCTCACGGGCGTGAAGATCGGCTGGGCGTTCTCCTGGCGCACCGTCATCGCGGCGGAGATGGTCTTCGGGGTCGCGGGGAGCCAGGGGGGGCTGGGCTGGTTCATCTACCAGAACCGATTCGAGATGAACACGGAACTTGTATTCGCGGGACTCGTGACCGTGATCGTGATCGGCCTTCTCGTCGAGAACCTGCTGTTCCGCTGGCTCGAGCGCGCCACGGTCGTGCGCTGGGGGATGTCGGCGCCGCAGCGCTGA
- a CDS encoding ABC transporter substrate-binding protein, translated as MVASEVRLARRLLALALVLASGAPPARAEEVRELRIVKQPGLAYLPLIVMRELRLIEKRAPGVRVEWRQLTSGPVIRDAMIAGQIDVGSGGFPPFALAIDKGLDWKAVGALNEMPLYLNCARAGIRSLKDLKPDDRIALPAIGSVQHIILQMAAEKELGDARKLDRQVVSMSQEDATAALLSRREITCHLSGPPYQYEQLRRPGIAKVFDSYQPMGGPHNFNFVWTSEQWARANPKLLAAFVAAMREAMELIARDPAEASRIYVKSEKSSSTAEQIAEIVRQPGIRYTMTPNGVSRFVSFMVKIGALKSARPSWRDYALPHLHELPGS; from the coding sequence ATCGTCGCTTCGGAGGTGCGTTTGGCCCGCCGCCTGCTCGCGCTCGCGCTGGTGCTCGCGTCGGGAGCACCCCCCGCACGCGCCGAGGAAGTGCGCGAGCTGCGCATCGTCAAGCAGCCCGGCCTTGCCTACCTGCCGCTCATTGTGATGCGCGAGCTGCGCCTCATCGAGAAGCGCGCGCCGGGCGTGAGGGTGGAGTGGCGGCAGCTAACCTCGGGCCCCGTCATCCGCGACGCCATGATCGCCGGGCAGATCGACGTCGGGTCGGGAGGTTTCCCGCCGTTCGCGCTCGCCATCGACAAGGGGCTCGACTGGAAGGCAGTGGGCGCACTTAACGAGATGCCGCTCTACTTGAACTGCGCCCGGGCCGGGATCCGGTCGCTGAAGGACCTGAAGCCGGACGATCGCATCGCGCTGCCCGCGATCGGCTCGGTCCAGCACATCATCCTGCAGATGGCAGCGGAGAAGGAGCTCGGCGACGCGCGGAAGCTCGACCGGCAGGTCGTCTCGATGTCGCAGGAGGACGCGACCGCGGCGCTGCTCTCCCGCCGCGAGATAACCTGCCACCTCTCGGGCCCGCCCTACCAGTACGAGCAATTGCGCCGCCCAGGGATCGCGAAGGTGTTCGACAGCTACCAGCCGATGGGCGGGCCCCACAACTTCAACTTCGTCTGGACCAGCGAGCAGTGGGCCAGGGCGAACCCCAAGCTGCTCGCCGCCTTCGTCGCGGCGATGCGCGAGGCGATGGAGCTCATCGCACGCGACCCCGCGGAGGCGTCGCGGATCTACGTCAAGAGCGAGAAGTCGAGCTCGACCGCCGAGCAGATCGCGGAGATCGTCCGGCAGCCCGGCATCCGCTACACCATGACGCCGAACGGCGTGTCGCGGTTCGTCTCCTTCATGGTGAAGATCGGGGCCCTGAAGTCGGCCCGGCCGTCCTGGCGCGACTACGCGCTGCCGCACCTGCACGAGCTGCCGGGCAGCTGA
- a CDS encoding helix-turn-helix domain-containing protein, whose protein sequence is MERPARFAGLDYARRVAHAGANQGRTSGDRPRRGAAVRRRQPPIGAFGFCSLFASPVLQGLITVREVAKQLGVSTTTVYKLCTTRQLPCIRVLGAIRIAPADVAAYIAREGLDNLSQYWHI, encoded by the coding sequence ATGGAACGACCGGCCCGATTCGCTGGGCTGGATTACGCCAGGCGCGTTGCCCATGCCGGCGCGAATCAGGGGAGAACATCGGGTGATCGTCCTCGCCGCGGCGCTGCTGTCCGCCGGAGGCAGCCGCCAATCGGCGCCTTCGGGTTTTGCAGCCTGTTTGCTTCACCCGTGCTGCAAGGTTTGATCACAGTCCGCGAGGTCGCCAAGCAACTCGGCGTGTCGACGACGACCGTGTACAAGCTCTGCACGACGCGCCAACTGCCCTGCATACGCGTGCTCGGCGCGATTCGGATAGCCCCGGCGGACGTCGCGGCGTACATCGCGCGTGAGGGACTTGACAATCTAAGCCAGTATTGGCATATTTAG
- a CDS encoding helix-turn-helix domain-containing protein — protein MGVPEPEHALAKAKLAAKIAAAIEEEELTQTEAAERLGTDQAKVSAIIRGRLDQFSTERLLQYAQMIGYDVEIRFSRRHQRTGHLRIGT, from the coding sequence ATGGGCGTACCCGAGCCGGAGCACGCCCTCGCCAAGGCCAAGCTCGCCGCCAAAATCGCCGCTGCGATCGAGGAAGAGGAACTCACTCAGACGGAAGCGGCCGAGCGCCTCGGAACGGACCAGGCGAAAGTGTCCGCCATCATCCGTGGCCGCCTCGATCAGTTCTCGACAGAGCGGCTCCTGCAATACGCCCAGATGATCGGCTACGACGTGGAGATCCGCTTCAGCCGCCGGCACCAGAGGACTGGGCACTTGCGAATTGGCACGTAA
- a CDS encoding sensor histidine kinase: MGGSEPVPPAVGAPTARRFIVVAVGIAACFMGVTAYSQAVQRDVDRDADDIAYNAVPSVERLSAARAELRHLEALLARARIDGNLAAIGRSRGAFHDDIAEYLALPTFPGERERWDAVSTVLEKLEQVVSGILAGENSARVQLPQTVDLASAAIAGSIEFNAAQARRLAIHIRMLRRRSLITGYLLDGLAAALALAASLLLLRGVRQYTGLLEAYGSLLRDRADELEQFSGRVAHDILSPLATASMALGIAGAAAGADERSRAAAQRGMKSLQRVQLIVNGLLDFARAGARPAPGVSVELKPVLDDLADALGMAAREKQIDLAVEPVPSCAVACSAGVLTSLMANLLNNAIKYMGEDGHERRITVRVRDVGQLARVEVADTGPGIPRELLPTLFEPYVRGATGGKPGIGLGLATVKRIAQTHGGRAGVESTPGEGSCFWFELPKVARRSTDQK, from the coding sequence ATGGGCGGTAGCGAGCCGGTGCCGCCTGCGGTTGGCGCGCCGACCGCAAGGCGTTTCATCGTGGTGGCCGTCGGAATAGCCGCCTGTTTCATGGGCGTCACTGCATATTCACAAGCCGTGCAGCGTGACGTCGATCGGGACGCCGACGACATTGCCTACAACGCGGTACCGAGTGTCGAGCGTCTCTCCGCTGCGCGCGCCGAGCTCCGTCATCTCGAAGCGCTGCTGGCACGCGCGCGAATCGACGGGAACCTCGCCGCCATCGGCCGCTCACGCGGCGCCTTTCACGATGACATTGCCGAGTACCTGGCGTTGCCCACTTTCCCGGGCGAGCGCGAGCGCTGGGACGCGGTGAGCACCGTGCTGGAGAAATTGGAGCAGGTGGTCTCCGGCATCTTGGCCGGCGAAAACTCCGCAAGAGTCCAATTGCCCCAGACGGTCGATCTTGCCAGCGCAGCGATCGCGGGATCGATTGAATTCAACGCAGCGCAGGCACGGCGACTGGCCATCCACATCAGAATGCTCCGCCGCCGATCCCTGATCACCGGATACCTACTGGACGGCCTCGCCGCCGCGCTCGCGTTAGCCGCCAGCCTGCTTCTCTTGCGTGGCGTGCGCCAATATACCGGTCTTCTCGAGGCTTACGGTTCGCTCTTGCGCGACCGCGCCGACGAACTAGAACAGTTCTCGGGACGGGTGGCGCACGACATCTTGAGCCCTCTGGCCACGGCATCGATGGCGCTGGGAATCGCCGGAGCAGCGGCGGGTGCCGATGAGCGGTCGAGGGCCGCCGCTCAGCGTGGGATGAAGAGCCTGCAGCGCGTGCAGCTCATCGTGAATGGATTGCTCGATTTCGCTCGCGCCGGCGCCCGGCCCGCACCTGGCGTAAGCGTTGAGCTGAAACCCGTCCTCGACGACTTGGCTGACGCACTCGGTATGGCCGCCCGCGAAAAGCAAATCGATCTGGCGGTGGAGCCGGTACCTTCTTGTGCAGTGGCGTGTAGTGCCGGCGTCCTCACCAGCCTGATGGCAAACTTGTTGAACAACGCCATCAAGTACATGGGCGAGGACGGGCACGAGCGAAGAATCACCGTGCGCGTGCGCGATGTTGGGCAACTGGCCCGTGTCGAGGTGGCGGATACTGGTCCGGGCATTCCCCGCGAGCTTCTGCCGACTCTGTTCGAGCCTTACGTTCGTGGCGCTACCGGCGGCAAGCCGGGCATCGGGCTGGGGCTCGCAACGGTGAAGCGGATCGCGCAGACCCATGGTGGCCGCGCGGGCGTCGAGTCCACACCCGGCGAAGGGAGCTGCTTCTGGTTCGAGCTTCCCAAGGTGGCTCGTCGATCAACGGACCAGAAGTGA
- a CDS encoding helix-turn-helix domain-containing protein codes for MPARVQNSTIGNEENQGVGLERETGVEPATLSLGKRIGRFVGACRHSQAVARIGASRSGELHSVSFGTRFCRSGAGPVLQGFLSVRDVAAQLRVSTATVYKLCAARELPHVRVLGAIRIAPDDLAAFVERLRRATSAG; via the coding sequence ATGCCTGCTCGCGTGCAGAATTCGACGATCGGGAACGAGGAGAATCAGGGAGTTGGATTGGAGCGGGAAACGGGAGTCGAACCCGCCACCCTCAGCTTGGGAAAGCGAATCGGTCGGTTTGTAGGCGCATGTAGGCATTCACAAGCCGTGGCACGTATTGGTGCTTCTAGATCCGGTGAATTGCATTCAGTATCTTTTGGCACAAGGTTTTGCAGGTCCGGTGCTGGACCGGTGCTGCAAGGTTTTCTGAGCGTCCGTGACGTTGCTGCGCAACTGCGCGTATCAACCGCGACGGTCTACAAGCTCTGCGCGGCGCGCGAGCTGCCACACGTACGCGTCCTGGGCGCTATCCGGATCGCGCCGGACGACCTGGCTGCCTTCGTCGAGCGTCTCCGGCGGGCTACTTCAGCAGGTTGA
- a CDS encoding DUF86 domain-containing protein — protein sequence MPSSASCGRGSLPSRSVPARDWRLRIEDILAAVERVQRYTVGMDLSSFIVDEKTVDAVSFCFGVIGEAARHIPEDVVAANPDLPWPEMRAMRNVVVHEYFGVTQETL from the coding sequence ATGCCATCAAGCGCCAGCTGCGGGCGCGGATCCTTGCCGAGTCGGTCAGTGCCAGCTAGGGACTGGCGCCTCCGCATCGAGGACATCCTGGCGGCGGTGGAGCGCGTGCAGCGGTACACGGTGGGCATGGACCTCTCGTCCTTCATCGTGGACGAGAAGACCGTGGATGCCGTCAGCTTCTGCTTCGGCGTCATCGGTGAGGCTGCGCGCCACATTCCAGAGGACGTGGTCGCCGCCAATCCCGACCTGCCATGGCCGGAGATGCGCGCCATGCGGAACGTCGTGGTCCACGAATATTTTGGGGTCACGCAGGAGACGCTCTAG